The proteins below come from a single Demetria terragena DSM 11295 genomic window:
- a CDS encoding ABC transporter substrate-binding protein codes for MYRRSFLTLLSATAVGATLASCSTGSTEDDAPEGPGAATSGAAKVAADAFPVSVKHVYGTTTVESEPKRIATIGYTDSEVLLSIGVVPIGAPKITYGGNKQFSTDHFDAELKKVGGKQPARFSDADGTPVDEIVKMNPDLIVATNSGVTQEEYDKLTKIAPVIAYPDKAYGTPWQTSLAMLGKAVGRPTEAAKVKTRTEKVIKDGLAKYPELEGKTGAWATFNPADTSKFGFYTSFDLRPRMLKEFGLDVPPVVQKASEKTDKFSVDMSSEKASDFDADVVVFYVVEKGQTSKLQKHPLLGKIPAIKSGAFVASDNPDIDAKMSAASPLSIPLAVRDFMPLLAAAAKKA; via the coding sequence GTGTACCGTCGCTCATTCCTCACGTTGTTGTCCGCTACCGCGGTGGGCGCCACCCTCGCCTCCTGTTCGACCGGATCGACGGAGGACGACGCCCCGGAAGGGCCGGGTGCCGCCACGTCGGGCGCTGCCAAAGTGGCAGCAGATGCGTTCCCGGTGTCCGTCAAACATGTCTACGGAACCACCACGGTTGAGAGCGAGCCCAAGCGCATCGCGACCATCGGATACACCGACTCGGAGGTTCTCCTGTCTATCGGGGTGGTGCCGATCGGCGCTCCCAAGATCACCTACGGCGGCAACAAGCAGTTCTCCACCGATCACTTTGATGCAGAGTTGAAGAAGGTAGGCGGCAAACAGCCGGCCCGATTCAGCGACGCCGATGGCACCCCCGTGGATGAGATCGTCAAGATGAATCCGGACCTGATCGTGGCCACGAACTCTGGAGTCACTCAAGAGGAGTACGACAAACTCACCAAGATCGCGCCCGTGATCGCCTATCCGGATAAGGCTTACGGCACCCCCTGGCAGACGAGTTTGGCCATGCTTGGCAAGGCCGTGGGTCGTCCGACCGAGGCAGCCAAGGTCAAGACAAGGACCGAGAAGGTCATCAAGGATGGCCTGGCGAAGTACCCCGAGCTCGAGGGCAAAACGGGTGCGTGGGCCACCTTCAACCCCGCCGACACCAGCAAGTTTGGGTTCTACACCAGTTTCGATCTGCGCCCGCGGATGCTCAAGGAGTTCGGCCTTGACGTTCCCCCCGTGGTGCAGAAGGCCTCCGAAAAGACCGACAAGTTCTCTGTCGACATGTCCTCCGAGAAAGCTTCGGATTTTGATGCTGACGTGGTCGTGTTCTACGTCGTCGAGAAGGGCCAGACCAGCAAGCTGCAGAAGCACCCGTTGCTGGGCAAGATCCCGGCCATCAAGTCGGGCGCCTTTGTCGCCTCCGATAACCCGGACATCGACGCCAAGATGTCGGCCGCCTCTCCACTGTCCATCCCGTTGGCCGTCAGGGACTTTATGCCGTTGCTGGCGGCAGCGGCGAAGAAGGCATAG
- a CDS encoding FecCD family ABC transporter permease, with the protein MTTISPAPVAAEDANKRSRREWSYPTILVVGLIATGSAALLSLMIGVVNVSPVDAVTSVFGSTGTDADAIVAGRVDRTIVGILIGAAVAVSGAVMQGVTRNPLADPGILGVNAGAALAVILGIFLLGVGSLQGYMWLSLLGASIAAIVVYAIASIGPKSAAPITMALAGAAISAAATSIIGGIMVTNQEAFDTFRFWQVGSVAGREPSALTPVLPLFALGFLLSLTAGPILNALALGDDMARALGQRVMVGRAVTSLGAVLLAASATAAAGPIGFVGLVIPHAVRLVVGPDYRKVLLASVFGGMVLILLADTAGRVLTPPSEISVGIMTALIGAPVLVMLVRREKTR; encoded by the coding sequence GTGACGACCATCTCTCCAGCGCCAGTCGCGGCAGAGGACGCCAACAAGCGTTCCCGTCGCGAATGGTCTTATCCCACGATTCTTGTCGTGGGTCTGATCGCCACCGGGTCAGCAGCGTTGCTGTCGTTGATGATTGGCGTGGTCAACGTATCGCCCGTGGACGCCGTCACCAGTGTCTTCGGATCGACCGGTACGGACGCTGACGCCATCGTCGCCGGTCGCGTCGATCGGACCATCGTGGGCATTCTGATCGGAGCGGCGGTCGCCGTGTCGGGCGCGGTCATGCAGGGTGTCACCCGCAACCCGCTCGCCGACCCCGGAATCCTTGGCGTCAACGCGGGCGCGGCCTTGGCCGTCATCCTCGGCATCTTCTTGCTGGGAGTCGGGTCGCTGCAGGGATATATGTGGTTGTCGCTCCTGGGTGCCTCGATTGCCGCGATCGTGGTCTATGCCATCGCCAGTATCGGACCGAAGTCGGCTGCGCCCATCACGATGGCGTTGGCGGGCGCTGCGATCAGTGCGGCCGCGACAAGCATCATCGGCGGCATCATGGTGACCAACCAGGAGGCCTTCGATACGTTCCGCTTCTGGCAGGTTGGCTCCGTGGCCGGCCGTGAGCCCAGCGCTCTGACGCCCGTCTTGCCACTGTTCGCGCTGGGATTCCTGTTGTCGTTGACTGCTGGTCCGATCCTCAATGCGCTCGCGCTCGGTGATGACATGGCACGCGCACTTGGTCAGCGCGTCATGGTGGGCCGGGCGGTCACCTCGCTGGGTGCGGTCCTCTTGGCCGCGAGCGCGACAGCGGCGGCTGGACCGATCGGGTTCGTTGGACTCGTGATTCCGCATGCCGTACGCCTGGTGGTGGGTCCTGACTATCGAAAGGTCCTGCTGGCCTCAGTGTTCGGAGGGATGGTGCTCATCCTGCTGGCGGACACTGCGGGCCGAGTCCTCACGCCACCCTCGGAGATTTCAGTCGGCATCATGACTGCCCTGATCGGTGCGCCCGTGCTGGTGATGCTGGTCCGTCGAGAGAAGACACGCTGA
- a CDS encoding iron chelate uptake ABC transporter family permease subunit translates to MAVITSGHTDIDDAITVIRTVRRRVHRRSAIALGSLGLLLFGLFAARVLLGDYTITIPDFFSILFGKDIPVASYIVMESKLPRAIAGTLAGVAFGISGAVFQAMLRNPLASPDVIGVTMGSSAAAVTAVAWFGLDGTPVAIAATLGGLLIAFAVMSLSGSRGTATGKLILVGIGLAAATQSLIQWVLITSDVFKAQDALVWLTGTLGVVSWSEILRMTIAIVLLVPIILALLPRLKVLELGDDASQGLGVRASPTRLLLMILVVFVMAICTSVVGPIAFVALLSGPIARRLAGGRTAVPLAGLVGACIVLAADYIGAYGVGDSNLPVGVITGIAGAPFLLWLLVSTRRTIKDG, encoded by the coding sequence ATGGCGGTGATCACTTCAGGACACACTGATATCGACGACGCCATCACGGTGATCCGAACGGTGCGGCGGCGAGTGCATCGGCGCTCAGCCATTGCCCTGGGAAGCCTAGGTTTGTTGCTCTTTGGGTTGTTTGCTGCCCGAGTACTCCTGGGCGACTACACCATCACCATCCCCGACTTTTTCAGCATCCTGTTTGGCAAGGACATCCCGGTGGCGTCCTACATCGTGATGGAGTCCAAGTTGCCGCGGGCCATCGCGGGCACCCTGGCCGGTGTGGCGTTTGGCATCTCGGGCGCTGTCTTCCAGGCGATGCTGCGCAACCCCCTGGCCAGCCCCGACGTCATCGGGGTGACGATGGGTTCAAGTGCGGCCGCAGTCACCGCAGTGGCCTGGTTCGGTCTCGATGGGACGCCGGTCGCAATCGCCGCGACGCTGGGTGGGTTGCTCATCGCCTTCGCCGTCATGTCCCTCTCGGGCAGCCGTGGCACGGCTACCGGAAAGCTGATCCTCGTCGGCATCGGCCTTGCCGCAGCGACGCAATCGCTGATCCAGTGGGTGTTAATCACCAGCGACGTCTTCAAAGCTCAAGATGCCTTGGTGTGGCTCACCGGGACGCTCGGCGTCGTGAGCTGGTCGGAGATCCTCCGCATGACGATCGCCATCGTGCTTCTCGTCCCGATCATCCTTGCCCTGTTGCCGCGACTAAAGGTGCTGGAACTTGGCGACGACGCGTCGCAGGGGCTAGGTGTGCGCGCTTCGCCGACCCGTTTGCTGCTGATGATCCTGGTCGTCTTCGTTATGGCGATCTGTACCTCGGTTGTTGGGCCCATCGCGTTTGTCGCGTTGTTGTCGGGGCCGATTGCGCGTCGTCTCGCGGGTGGTCGTACGGCCGTCCCGCTGGCCGGTCTGGTGGGTGCGTGCATCGTGCTAGCCGCCGATTACATCGGCGCATATGGCGTGGGCGACTCTAACCTTCCGGTGGGTGTGATCACCGGAATCGCGGGCGCTCCCTTCCTGCTCTGGCTGTTGGTCAGCACGCGACGCACGATCAAGGACGGATGA
- a CDS encoding ABC transporter ATP-binding protein, producing MAITNERTTEARAGRVATVPRLEAVGVSLGYSDRAVVEDLSVVVPNGKVTAIVGSNGCGKSTLLRGLSRLLKPSSGQVLLDGTSIHERSTKEVARSIGLLPQSPIAPEGITVTELVSRGRHPHHGMFKQWSQADDEAVAAALEQTQTVELAHRDVDALSGGQRQRVWIAMVLAQQTDLLLLDEPTSYLDIAHAVEVLDLVTDLNLRGTTVVMVLHDLNLAARYANHVIAMSGGSIVREGDPREVVTAEVVEQIFGVPCHIVPDPVSGSPMVVPIGRHYRDDGRRESASA from the coding sequence ATGGCCATCACCAATGAACGCACGACCGAGGCTCGCGCAGGCCGGGTTGCCACGGTCCCCCGACTCGAAGCCGTTGGCGTGTCCCTGGGGTATTCCGACCGCGCTGTCGTCGAGGATCTATCGGTTGTCGTACCCAACGGCAAGGTCACAGCCATCGTCGGGTCCAACGGGTGCGGAAAGTCGACCTTGCTGCGCGGACTATCGCGGTTGCTCAAGCCGTCGAGCGGGCAAGTGCTTCTTGATGGCACGTCGATCCATGAGCGCTCGACCAAAGAGGTCGCGCGGTCCATTGGGTTGCTGCCCCAGTCACCGATCGCCCCGGAGGGCATCACCGTCACCGAGTTGGTGAGCCGTGGACGCCACCCGCACCACGGCATGTTCAAACAGTGGTCGCAGGCAGACGATGAGGCCGTAGCGGCGGCATTGGAGCAGACCCAAACCGTCGAGTTGGCGCATCGTGATGTCGACGCATTGTCTGGTGGTCAGCGGCAACGCGTGTGGATTGCGATGGTTCTGGCGCAGCAGACGGACCTGCTGCTGCTGGATGAGCCGACCAGTTATCTCGACATCGCGCACGCCGTCGAAGTCCTCGACCTGGTGACTGATCTCAACCTTCGCGGTACGACGGTGGTGATGGTGTTGCACGACCTCAATTTGGCGGCACGCTACGCCAATCACGTCATTGCGATGTCCGGCGGAAGCATTGTGCGCGAAGGGGATCCGCGCGAGGTGGTCACCGCAGAGGTGGTCGAGCAGATCTTCGGTGTTCCGTGCCATATCGTCCCGGATCCGGTGTCGGGCAGCCCCATGGTGGTCCCCATCGGACGGCACTATCGAGACGATGGACGGCGTGAGTCAGCATCTGCATAA